Within Sulfurimonas sp. hsl 1-7, the genomic segment GATATATTTTATTCATCCTCTTGTACCTCACAACTATCTTTCATTTTCAGAACATGCAGCTCTTCATCTGCCCCATTAAGTCTGTTTTCATAGTTTTTGATCGAAGCAATAAAAGCAGAAAAAACGATCTCTGCACATACTTTTTGCTGCGGAGTCATAGCTCCCAGTTTTTCGTTCATTTTTTGAATTGCTTTGTTTGCATATTCGATATCATTTGTTTTGATCATCTCAGAGTACATAGAACCAATAACAACGGTGTCTTGACAACCGTTAGTCGCAAAACGTACATCAGTGATAGTTTCACCCTCAAGCTTTGTATAGAAGACCACATACTCTTTTGTTTTCTCATCAAGTGCTACACCTACACCGTCTGCATCATCAAGTTTCCCATAGTTTTTCGGGTCCATTAAATGCTCCAGTGTTTCAGGGTTTACACCCTCAGGCATCTTTACATCTTCAAACATTACAACTCCTTTTTAATATTTTACTTTCGCCAGATAAAGCCCGTTTGCAGGAGCGGGTTTGAGTCTATGGTTTTTTGTACACTCAAGCTTCTCTATAATCTGCTGCGCACTTAAATCCAGAAGTGCACCTGCCATAAAACGAATCTGTGTGCGTAAAAAACCGTTTGCTTCAAAGTTGAGGACAATCAGATCTTTATGTTGATATGCAAACGCTTTATAGATCTCCCTGACACTGCTTTTGGTATCGCTTCCCATTTTCATAAAGTTTGCAAAATCGTGTTCACCGATAAAGAGCTTGATGTTTTGTTGGAGGGTGTTGAAGTTTACCTGATCTATAAAGGTGATGAAATCGTTCTCAAAAGGGTTTGATTCACCCACTTTGATCACGTATCTGTAAACTCTCGATTTTGCTCCATAGCGGGCATGAAAATCATCTGCGACCCGGAAGATACGTTTGACGTGTATTGTTTTTGGAAGCATCTCATTAAGAACCCGTTTGAGTTTTGTAAGATCATCCCAAAAAGGGGGCAGATCAAAGTGTGCTACCTGGTAAGAAGCATGTACACCTTTGTCTGTTCTCCCGCTTGCAACAGTTTTAGAGGTAATTCCCAGTTGCTTTAACACATTTTCCAGCTGTCCGAAGATAGTATTTTGAGAGCTTTTTTGGATCTGTGAACCCAGAAAGTGGGTTCCGTTATAAGAGAGAACTACAGCAACCCGCATCTAAAATCTTTTGGCTATAGTTTTTCTGTAGATAAGGTAGGTACTAAGTATCCAGGCAAGAGCTACTAGATAGATAGTATGGTATCCGAGTGTACGGTGCAGAGACATGGCCGCACCGTAGTAGATGATGATTCCTAAAAATATATAGAGATAAATTTTAGACTTTTGATGTCTTGCATGAACCACCCCGATAGATACAATCAAAAAGATAGAAAGGAGTGGAAACAGACTTAAAAGAGTATCTGTTATAAGGAGTCTGTCTTTTTTCTTTCTTCCCTCGTCATTACTCCAAAACTCTAATGGCATCTGGTATGTTTTCAGGGATGCTTGGAGTGTATCGTAGATAGTCATCTCTTCAAAGTTGATCTGAGTAAACTTATCTTTTGAGTAGCTGTACCCCTCACCGTTTTTAAGCTCTAGCTGCAATACACCGCCGTCATTGATTACATTTGCTTGTTGTGCAGAGATTAGGATCTCTTCATCGTTTTGTTTGTTAAATAAAAAGACATCTTCGTAGCGCTTTTTCTCTTTATCCTCTTTACCGATGTATAAAAGCCAGTCTCCGAAATTATTTCCAAATTCGCTTGCGGAAAGGTTGAATTTCGCTTCACTTTTTTTCTGATCTATAAAGTTGTCAGAGAGGTTGTCCGTATGCGGGTACAACATAAAAAAGTTGATAAACAAAAGCATAGAGAGTAGAAATGCCGGAACAAAAAGTGTTTTTACTAAAAATGAAGGCTTTATCCCAAGGGCAAAAATAACTACGATTTCATTATCGTTTGAGAGTTTAAAAATAGACAAAACGGCTGCAATGAAAAAAGAGATAGGCAGGGTATAAAACAGGATGTCCGGCAATACAAACATATAGAGTTTTACCATGTCTAAAAGTGAGAGTTTAATGATCGCCGTATAGGTTGCTAGCTTGATCGAGAAGATCATTGACGCAATGACAAACAGCGGTAAAAACATCGATAAAAATACCGATGAAAGGTTTGAAAGTATATAACGTCTAAGTTTATTCATTAAAAGTTTGCCTCAATATATGCATAAATTTGTGTGTCGTAAACAAAAGTGATAAGTGTTGCAAGTGCCAAAAACGGTACGAAAGGGACACGTTGTTCCTCTGCCGGTCTGTTTAAAAGCAAAAGCATAACAGGGAGTGCTAAAAGTGCCGATAAAAATACAGCAAAAAGTCCAAGCTTGATCCCTAAAAGTGCACCCATAGTAGCTGCAACCATAATGTCGCCTTCACCCATCGCTTCGATCATAGGTGTACGATCGTAGTGTTTGTTCCATGATGTTTTAGATTTCAGTCCTGCACGATATACCGATGATGTAAGGTAGTATGAAAGGGCAAAACGAAGCAGGGTAAAACCACCTGCGAATAAAAGAGCATTTTGGGCATTTTCTAAAAATGAAGGGATTGAAAAAGCTCCGAAAATTGCAAAAATGATCGCTAAAAGGTTCAGTGAATCGGGAACCATTTTGTACTTAAAATCGATCATAGAAAGAGCCAGTAGCATTAAAAAACTCATAGCTACCGAAAATGCAGGGAAATTAAGCCCATATTTGAGTGCTACTAAGAAAAATATCGCTCCGGATGCAAGCTCAATTAAAGGGTACTGAATCGATATTTTTGTTTTACAATAAGCACATTTTCCGCCAAGAAAAAGCCACGAAAATAAAGGGATGTTATGCCAAGGTTTTAGAGGTGTGTTGCATGATGTACAGTGTGAAGGGGTAAAAACGACACTTTCACCTTCTGGGATACGTAAAATGACAACATTTAAAAATGATCCAAATAAAATTCCAAACAGTGATGCTATGAGTAACTCTATCATTTTAGTCCGCCAAATCGTCTTTCAACTTTTTTAAATTTTTTGATTATTTTATCCAACTCTTTTGCACTGAAATCCGGCCAGAGTGTATCTGTAAAAAAGAGTTCGGCATACGCTGCCTGCCATAGTAAAAAGTTGGAGAGTCTGTGATCTCCCCCTGTTCTTATAAGCAGATCAACATCTGTTTTACAATCGAGTGCATTTTCCAGCATCTCCTGTGTAATGTCGCCATCAGACTCTTTTAGGGAATTAAAAGCACGAAGAATCTCATCCTGTGCACCATAATTAAGTGCCAAAGATTGTACCAAGCCGTCACAGTGTGCAGTTTTTTCTTTTACCGATTGGATCGTCGTTTGGAGTTGTTTTGAGAATGCTCTTAAATCTCCGATCGGTTCAAAGCGTATATTGTGTTGCAGATATGTTTCTAATTCCTGCTTGAGATATTTATCGAGCAGTTTCATCAAAAATTCAACCTCTAAACGCGGACGTTTCCAGTTTTCAGTTGAAAAAGCATATAGGGTTAAACGCTCAATCTCTTCATGAGCTGCACAAAAAGATGTGATCTCACGCACGATCTTTGCTCCGGCTTCATGACCTGTTGAACGTTTTTTCCCACGCTCTTCAGCCCATCTGCCGTTGCCGTCCATAATGATCGCTATATGCCCAAGTTTATTCATTTGCAGTTTCTAACTCTTTCGCATTTTCTAAAATATCAAACGATAGATCAAGTTTTGCTGCTCTAGGTAATAATGTTGCATCTTCTTTTGTAATAAACTCTATCTCGTTCGTATCTGTCCCGAAACTAGAAGAGTTTTTTAGGATGTTTAAACAAACGGCGTCTATCCCTTTGTTGTTTAACATATTGGTTGCATTTGCTTTTGCAGTTTGTGGATCCATCTCAGCTTTAAAGCCTACAACTTTGATCCCCTCTTTGTTGATTGAACCCAAAATATCTACATTTTTCTTTAATGAAAGTTCCCACTCATCACCCAATATATCTTTTTTTAGTTTCCCGCTTTGTGTAAATGCCGGGATATAGTCGCTTACTGCTGCAGCCATAAACAGATAAGGTGTCTTTTCAATACGATGGATATGCTCGTCACGCATTAAGGTCGCTTTAGAGATTTTCCCTTTTTTCGCAATGCGGATAGAGTCTACTAGATACTCCATCATCTCTGCACTATCTTCAACGTGAATTTTATGCATATTTTTCGGCAGATCAGCACTCAGTTTTGTTGCAATCAGGTTGACATCCGCACCTTTTAAATAGAGTGCAGTTGCAACAGCTGAAGCCATCTTTCCGCTTGAAAAGTTAGAGAGATAACGTACATCATCGATCTTCTCGATAGTACCGCCGCCTGTAACCATCACCATGCGATCACTCCAGAAATCATCTTTTAAAAGCTCGCGAGCCGTTGCGTAAAAGATATCGAGCGGTTCAGCCATAGCACCGTCACCCGTTGTTTTACATGCGAGTTCTTTTGTCTGTGTATCTACCATTGTAAAGTTAGCTATAGCAAGCATTTTCAGGTTCGCCTGGCTAATTGGATGTTGCAGCATATTTGTATTTGCCGAAGGAGCTAGGATCTTAACATCAGGATAGGCAAGGGCTACTTGAAGCAGGATATTGTCAGCTATAGCGTTAGCGAGTTTTGCAATCGTATTTGCAGTTGCGGGTGCAATCACCATAATATCTGCCCATTGTGCAAGTTTTATATGGTTGTGATCATTAGTCCAGTCTTCGTTAGTATCGTCAAGAACTTTGTTTGAAGTGAGTGTCTCAAATGTAAGAGGTGTTACAAACTTCTTTGCAGCTTCACTCATCACTACACGAACTTCTGCACCCGATTTTACAAACAGACGTGCAAGTTCAAGTGACTTATAGACTGCTATTGAGCCAGTGACCGCTAAAATGATTTTTTTATTTTTTAGTAAATTTTGTGAAATTTCCATATTTTATCTTTAGTATTTATAATTTTATGTATTTTACCCTAAAATGCTTATAGTTTTTAGAGTTTATTTTTTCCCAAAAAATTTATAATAAAAATCTTTTACAAGTCTCATCTTTGTACGACTGATAACTAAGTTGCCACTTGTAATCTCACCGCTTGTTACCGTAGTTCCAGCTGCAATCATCACATCATCTTCTATAGTAACAGGGGCTACAAGTTGTGAGTCACTCCCTACAAAAACGTTTTTCCCTATTTTTGTTTTATACTTTTTAAGACCGTCATAGTTACATGTAATAGTTCCCGCACCGATGTTCGTACCCTCATCGATCTCTGCATCTCCAAGGTAGCTTAGATGTCCTGCTTTTACACCTTTAAGTGTCGCTTTTTTTACCTCTACAAAGTTACCTATATGGGTATCTTCGATCGAAGAAGCCGGACGGAGGTGTGCAAGTGGTCCAACATCGGAATTTTTAACAATGCTATCTTCAATTACCGAATGTGCTTTGATAATAGAGTTTATAATTTGAGAATTTCCTGTGATTCTTACACCGTTTTCTAGGGTACATTCCCCTTCAAATACAACATCATCTTCTATATAAACAGTTGAAGGCAGCTGCATACTGACACCTGCATTCATCCATTTTGTTCTAATACGATCTTGCATAATCGCCTCAGAATCGGCTAAATCTTTTTTAGAATTTACCCCTTTAAAATGTTCTTCGTCAACTAAAAGAGGTGATATTGTAAGTCCATCTTTTTTTGCCATAGCAATCAGGTCTGTAAGGTAGTACTCCTCTTGGGCATTATCGTTTGAAAGAAGGGGGATATATTTTTCTAAAACATCTTTTTTAAAGGCATAGATACCTGCATTTACTGTTGTAACGTTAAGCTCGGCACGATTTGCGTCTTTTTGTTCAACAATGTATTGCACTTCATTATTGTCGATAACAACACGCCCGTATCCGTTTGGATCTTGTAAGTCAAAGATACTCATGATGATATCTGCATCGTTATGTAAAAATCCGTGAAGCGATTCTGCAGTAATTAAAGGCATATCCCCGTTTAATACCAATACTTTTTCATTCTTCGGTGCTACATTTTTCATTGCACCTCCGGTTCCAGGAAAATTTACGGCATCTTGCTCAACAAAAGTAATATCATCAAAATAGTTTTGCATCGTCTCTTTTACTTGCTCTTTTTGGTGTGCAATAACTACAGATACATCGTTTGAGAGTTCTTTAGAGGCTTTTATAATATGGTAAAGCATCGGTTTTCCTGAGATCTCATGTAAAACCTTTGCCTTGTTTGATTTCATACGGCTACCTTTTCCCGCCGCTAATATCACTATACTAATACTATTTAAATTCATTATAATTTTCACTTTCTGTTTAATTTCAAAATTTTACCATAAATGTTAATTTAATTTGTGGTATTATAATGTGTTTATAAAATTTTATAAGGTTTGTGATGGATTTAGGTACGGTCATTGGTCTAGTGTTGATTTTGGCTCTTTTATTTGGAGCTATGGCGATGGGTGTTGGTATCGGTGCCTACATAGATATTCCTTCTGTTTTAATTGTTATCGGTGGTTCAATAGGTTCATTAATGATCGCTTTTAAACCGGCGCAGATGAAAAAGTTTACGAAAATTTTCATGATAGCTGTTAAGCCGACTGAAGAGGATGTAAACGATCTTATAAAAAAACTGGTCGAATTTGCGACAAAAGCTAGAAAAGAGGGGATCCTCGCTTTAGAAGGTGATGTTAATAACGAAGAGAACGAGTTTTTAAGAAAAGGCCTCTCTATGGCAATTGACGGGAGTGAACCCGATACTATTCGTGATCTTTTAGAGATAGATATGGAGCAAACAAGTACACGCCATAAGTCGTATGCTTCTATATTTTCAACATGGGCGGGGCTTGCCGGAGCAATGGGTATGATCGGTACACTTATCGGTCTGGTTGCGATGCTTTTAAATATGGCTGATCCTTCAGCGATTGGTCCGTCTATGGCAGTTGCTTTACTTACGACAATGTACGGTGCGATGATCGGAAATATTTTCGGTGCACCGATTGCGAATGTTTTAAATATTAGAGATGATGATGAAACAATGGTTAAGCAGATTGTTTTAGAGGGTATTATGTCTATTCAAGCGGGTGATGCTCCAAGAGTTTTAGAAGCAAAACTTCTTGCATACTTAGCTCCGTCTGAGCGTTCAAGCCAGTTTGATTAACGGATAACTGATGGCAAAAAAGCATAAGTGTCCTGAATGTGAAAAGTGTATGCCGGCATGGCTAGCTGCCTTTGGAGACTTAATGTCTCTGCTCCTTTGTTTCTTTGTTCTGCTTCTCTCTATGTCAAGTATGGATGCAAAAAAGATCTCTGAAGCTATCGGATCTCTTAGCGGTGCGATGAGTGTTCTAGAGGGTGGGGTAAAAACCGAAATCTCTAAGCAGCGTATTCAAGAATCAACTCCGATTGAAACAAAAGATGAAACAAGCCAGACGGTAAATAGAATTCAGCAAGCGATAGCTGAAGCTAATGAGATGGTTAAAAAAGAACAGGGCCCTGAGATTACATTAGAAGAAGCACAGGAAGGTTTTGTGATTAAACTTCCTGCTACACTGTTATTTAAACCGGGAAGTGCAACTATAGATAATCAAGATGCATTACTTTTCCTTAAACGTATGTCTCTTCTAATTGATGAGATGCCAAACGATGTAGAGATGAGTGTTCAAGGTCATACTGACGATACAGGACCCGGTGTAAACTCTCCTTTTAAAGATAATTGGGAACTCTCAACTGCAAGAGCCATTTCAGTACTTAAAGAGTTGGTAATTGACGGTGTGGATCCAAAACGGATGAATGCAACAGGATATGCAGAGTTTAGACCTGTCGCTACCAATGTAACTAGATTAGGTAGAGAGCAAAACCGTAGAGTTGAACTCCATTTCTTTGGTGCAAAGAATAAACCTGCAAAAGAGAAGAACTCTATACTAGATAAGGCAGAGATGTAAATAATGGTAAAATTTTTTACATTATTTGTGCTTTTTGTAGCTACATCATTCGGAGCAGAAAGTGTAACTATACCTACGGTTAATTTATCCCTTTCTGCTCCTGATACTCCTCAGCAGTTAGTATCTTCACTCAATGTTTTACTTGTTTTAACATTACTGTTTTTAGCACCGTCAATGGTGATGGTAATGACTACTTTTACACGTTTTGTAATTGTATTTGGTTTTTTAAGACAAGCTCTTGGTACACAGCAAGTACCACCTACACAGGTTTTAGTATTACTGGCAATGATTCTTACGTTCTTTGTAATGGAACCTGTGGGAACTAAGGCATATGAGCAGGGAATTAAGCCTTATGTAGAGGAAAAAATAGGTTATGAAGAGGCATTTGAGAAAACAACATTGCCTTTTAAAAACTTTATGATTAGAAACACAAGAGAGAAAGACCTCGCTTTGTTTTTAAGAATACGTGAGATGGAAAACCCTCAAACAGTTGCAGATGTACCACTTTCAGTTGTAATTCCTGCTTTTGTTATTAGTGAGTTAAAAACTGCATTTGAGATAGGTTTTTTGATCTTCTTACCGTTTTTGGTAATAGATATGGTAGTCGCATCTATCCTTATGTCGATGGGTATGATGATGTTACCGCCTGTAATGATATCCTTGCCGTTTAAGATACTTATATTTGTCTTGATAGACGGCTGGAATCTTTTAATTGGAAATTTAATAGCGAGTATAAAATAGGATAAAGATGAATTGTAAACATTTTGGTGAGTGTGGTGCTTGTAGAGTATATGAAGGTGGTTATGAATCACAATTAAAACAAAAAGTAGATATAAATCAAGAGCGCTTTGTAAAGTTTTTTAGCAACCCGATAGAGGTGTTCGAATCTCCTACACAAAATTACCGTTCAAGAAGTGAGTTTAAAATCTGGCATGTGGGTGATGAAATCCATTATGCAATGAACCATATTGAGCATAAAGGTGTAGTACTGATAGACACGTGTCCACAGGTAAACACTTACATAAATGAACTTATGCCAAAGCTTATAAAAGCTATAGATGAAAAAGGGTTGGGGTTTAAACTTTTTGGAGCCGACTTTTTAAGTTCTAGCAACGGAGAGATAGTTGTATCGCTTCTCTACCACAGACAGCTCGATCAGGCGTGGCAAGATACAGCTGCTGAGATTGCTAAAGATCTTGGGATCTATATAATAGGGCGTGCTAGAAAACAAAAGCTTGTAATTGGGCAGGACTATATAACAGAAAAATTAGATATAAAAGGGCAAAATTATATATTTAACTATATAGAAAATTCTTTTACACAGCCAAACTCAAGAGTCAATGAAAAGATGATTGCATGGGCTATGGATGCCTTTAGTGATCACAAAGGTGATCTCTTAGAGCTTTACTGTGGTGCAGGAAACTTTACAATCCCTTTTGCAAAAATATTTGACAAGGTCTTAGCTACGGAGATATCTAAAAGCTCTATTAATGCGGCAAAAGCGAATATGGCACTTAACAGTGTAGAAAACATCGAATTTATCCGTATGAGTGTTGAAGAGTTTGTAGATGCTTTAAACGGTGTTCGTGAGTTTAATAGAATGCAGCATATAAATATAGAGGATTACAACATAAACTCTATCTTTGTTGATCCGCCTCGTTCTGGTATGGATGAGTTTACTTGTAAATTTAGTTCTCAGTTTGATAATATTGTATATATATCTTGTAACCCTGAAACATTAGCAAGAGATTTAGATATACTCACTCAAACACATGAGATCAAATCTATGGCACTTTTTGATCAATTCCCATATACACATCATGCAGAGATGGGTGTAAAACTTGTAAAAAAGGTTTAGGATGAAGTTAGTTTTATCTTTATTTATTGTTTTATCTTTAAGTAATGCCGATGAGATGCAGAGGCTTGATTCTATTGTTAAAGATATTGAAAACCTAAGAGTAAACTATGACCATTCACAAGAGAAGCTTCAAGAGTGTCAAGTAAAACTTTTAGATGAACAACAAAAAGCTGCATTATTACAGACGGAATTAAAAAACAGCGGTTCTCAAAATAAAGAGAACAAGAACTATGTTGACAAGATAAATAATTTGGAAAACCAAATAAAATATATGAATAGTATATTGAAAGACAAAGAAAAAGAGATAGCAAGATTAAAGCTTCCAAAAAAAGAAATAGTAAAAACCAAAATAAATGATAAGTGTAATTTGGAAAGTCAAATAAATCCTTTTCCAGAATTAAAAATGAGAGAATCTGGACAAAGAACTACAAAAGCGACTACTTACAGACTAAAACAAGAGAGTGTCATCTACTCAGATATAAATGGAAAAGAGATAGCCAGATGGGAAAAACTCACCTCTTTTACATCAACGTTAGCTGTAGAGGGTTGGATCAAAATTACCGGGTATTTTGTAGATAGGAAGTGGCAAAAAGCAAAAAGATCGATGTGGATAAAAGCTTCACACGCCTTGAAAAGAGACTAAACAATGAAAAAGATACTGATTATAAGCGACGGCATAATAGGACAACACTTTATCCAAAGGGTAAGTGAAACATATACTACCGAAAATATCTATTATATTGTTCAAACAAAAGCTCTCACTTATGAAGGTGTCAATCCTGCAAGATTTAAATTTTTTGAATTTGATCCGACAAGTTTTTACAAGTTGGCCAACATTTTAAAAATGGAGTTTATCCAAGTTGTTATAGCTATGGATAATCAGGCTGATGTTGAAAATACTATCAAAAATATCCGAAACATTAAAAAACAGTTGCGTATTATTGTTTTAAATCAGTGGAACATGATCAATCATGATGCCAATGTGGTTTTGGTAAACTCAAATGAGATTTTAGCTTCCCGTTTACAAGATTATCTTCCAAATGTTCCCGTAATCGCTCAAAACGTTGGAATAGGTGAGGGTGAAATTATGGAAGTGCTCGTCCCTTTTGGAAGTTCTTTTGTATATCGTCATATGGGTGTTATTGAGCAGAAAAACTGGCGTATTGTTGCGATCTATAGAAACAGAAAATTGATCATGCCTTCGCGCCGTAGAATGATTCAGCCAAATGATTTATTATTACTTGTTGGTGAGCCTGCCGTACTGAAGTCTGTATACCGTGCGATTAAACAGGAGCTCGGACAATTCCCTGAGCCGTTTGGTTCAAATATTTTACTTTTTATCGATATGAATATCGTAGCAAAAGAGAACATTAAAAAGTTGGTACGCCGTGCGATTTACGTTCATAACAAGCTCAAGCACAATCTCGTCATTAAGATTGTAAACCCATCAGATATAGAACTTTTACAGTATATAAAAGATTACAGAAGTATGGATGTTTCAATAGAGATAGACTATGAGAGCGTCGATCTGAAACAAAATTTTCTTTCCGATATAAAAGCATATCATGTCGGTTTAGTACTTGTTGCAGGTGAGATGTTTGCCGATTATTATGTTAGAAAAGCCCTCTATGAAGCACATGTACCTGTTTTAAAACTTGCAAATCGGGATTTCAGTACACTTAAAGATGCTTCGCTGATCTTGTCTGACAATAGAGACCTTGAAAAGATCTCG encodes:
- the trmA gene encoding tRNA (uridine(54)-C5)-methyltransferase TrmA, encoding MNCKHFGECGACRVYEGGYESQLKQKVDINQERFVKFFSNPIEVFESPTQNYRSRSEFKIWHVGDEIHYAMNHIEHKGVVLIDTCPQVNTYINELMPKLIKAIDEKGLGFKLFGADFLSSSNGEIVVSLLYHRQLDQAWQDTAAEIAKDLGIYIIGRARKQKLVIGQDYITEKLDIKGQNYIFNYIENSFTQPNSRVNEKMIAWAMDAFSDHKGDLLELYCGAGNFTIPFAKIFDKVLATEISKSSINAAKANMALNSVENIEFIRMSVEEFVDALNGVREFNRMQHINIEDYNINSIFVDPPRSGMDEFTCKFSSQFDNIVYISCNPETLARDLDILTQTHEIKSMALFDQFPYTHHAEMGVKLVKKV
- the glmU gene encoding bifunctional UDP-N-acetylglucosamine diphosphorylase/glucosamine-1-phosphate N-acetyltransferase GlmU; this encodes MNLNSISIVILAAGKGSRMKSNKAKVLHEISGKPMLYHIIKASKELSNDVSVVIAHQKEQVKETMQNYFDDITFVEQDAVNFPGTGGAMKNVAPKNEKVLVLNGDMPLITAESLHGFLHNDADIIMSIFDLQDPNGYGRVVIDNNEVQYIVEQKDANRAELNVTTVNAGIYAFKKDVLEKYIPLLSNDNAQEEYYLTDLIAMAKKDGLTISPLLVDEEHFKGVNSKKDLADSEAIMQDRIRTKWMNAGVSMQLPSTVYIEDDVVFEGECTLENGVRITGNSQIINSIIKAHSVIEDSIVKNSDVGPLAHLRPASSIEDTHIGNFVEVKKATLKGVKAGHLSYLGDAEIDEGTNIGAGTITCNYDGLKKYKTKIGKNVFVGSDSQLVAPVTIEDDVMIAAGTTVTSGEITSGNLVISRTKMRLVKDFYYKFFGKK
- a CDS encoding motility protein A, whose amino-acid sequence is MDLGTVIGLVLILALLFGAMAMGVGIGAYIDIPSVLIVIGGSIGSLMIAFKPAQMKKFTKIFMIAVKPTEEDVNDLIKKLVEFATKARKEGILALEGDVNNEENEFLRKGLSMAIDGSEPDTIRDLLEIDMEQTSTRHKSYASIFSTWAGLAGAMGMIGTLIGLVAMLLNMADPSAIGPSMAVALLTTMYGAMIGNIFGAPIANVLNIRDDDETMVKQIVLEGIMSIQAGDAPRVLEAKLLAYLAPSERSSQFD
- a CDS encoding di-trans,poly-cis-decaprenylcistransferase encodes the protein MNKLGHIAIIMDGNGRWAEERGKKRSTGHEAGAKIVREITSFCAAHEEIERLTLYAFSTENWKRPRLEVEFLMKLLDKYLKQELETYLQHNIRFEPIGDLRAFSKQLQTTIQSVKEKTAHCDGLVQSLALNYGAQDEILRAFNSLKESDGDITQEMLENALDCKTDVDLLIRTGGDHRLSNFLLWQAAYAELFFTDTLWPDFSAKELDKIIKKFKKVERRFGGLK
- the truA gene encoding tRNA pseudouridine(38-40) synthase TruA; the encoded protein is MRVAVVLSYNGTHFLGSQIQKSSQNTIFGQLENVLKQLGITSKTVASGRTDKGVHASYQVAHFDLPPFWDDLTKLKRVLNEMLPKTIHVKRIFRVADDFHARYGAKSRVYRYVIKVGESNPFENDFITFIDQVNFNTLQQNIKLFIGEHDFANFMKMGSDTKSSVREIYKAFAYQHKDLIVLNFEANGFLRTQIRFMAGALLDLSAQQIIEKLECTKNHRLKPAPANGLYLAKVKY
- a CDS encoding LptF/LptG family permease is translated as MNKLRRYILSNLSSVFLSMFLPLFVIASMIFSIKLATYTAIIKLSLLDMVKLYMFVLPDILFYTLPISFFIAAVLSIFKLSNDNEIVVIFALGIKPSFLVKTLFVPAFLLSMLLFINFFMLYPHTDNLSDNFIDQKKSEAKFNLSASEFGNNFGDWLLYIGKEDKEKKRYEDVFLFNKQNDEEILISAQQANVINDGGVLQLELKNGEGYSYSKDKFTQINFEEMTIYDTLQASLKTYQMPLEFWSNDEGRKKKDRLLITDTLLSLFPLLSIFLIVSIGVVHARHQKSKIYLYIFLGIIIYYGAAMSLHRTLGYHTIYLVALAWILSTYLIYRKTIAKRF
- a CDS encoding flagellar motor protein MotB; the protein is MAKKHKCPECEKCMPAWLAAFGDLMSLLLCFFVLLLSMSSMDAKKISEAIGSLSGAMSVLEGGVKTEISKQRIQESTPIETKDETSQTVNRIQQAIAEANEMVKKEQGPEITLEEAQEGFVIKLPATLLFKPGSATIDNQDALLFLKRMSLLIDEMPNDVEMSVQGHTDDTGPGVNSPFKDNWELSTARAISVLKELVIDGVDPKRMNATGYAEFRPVATNVTRLGREQNRRVELHFFGAKNKPAKEKNSILDKAEM
- the fliP gene encoding flagellar type III secretion system pore protein FliP (The bacterial flagellar biogenesis protein FliP forms a type III secretion system (T3SS)-type pore required for flagellar assembly.), with the protein product MVKFFTLFVLFVATSFGAESVTIPTVNLSLSAPDTPQQLVSSLNVLLVLTLLFLAPSMVMVMTTFTRFVIVFGFLRQALGTQQVPPTQVLVLLAMILTFFVMEPVGTKAYEQGIKPYVEEKIGYEEAFEKTTLPFKNFMIRNTREKDLALFLRIREMENPQTVADVPLSVVIPAFVISELKTAFEIGFLIFLPFLVIDMVVASILMSMGMMMLPPVMISLPFKILIFVLIDGWNLLIGNLIASIK
- a CDS encoding iron-sulfur cluster assembly scaffold protein → MFEDVKMPEGVNPETLEHLMDPKNYGKLDDADGVGVALDEKTKEYVVFYTKLEGETITDVRFATNGCQDTVVIGSMYSEMIKTNDIEYANKAIQKMNEKLGAMTPQQKVCAEIVFSAFIASIKNYENRLNGADEELHVLKMKDSCEVQEDE
- the coaBC gene encoding bifunctional phosphopantothenoylcysteine decarboxylase/phosphopantothenate--cysteine ligase CoaBC, which produces MEISQNLLKNKKIILAVTGSIAVYKSLELARLFVKSGAEVRVVMSEAAKKFVTPLTFETLTSNKVLDDTNEDWTNDHNHIKLAQWADIMVIAPATANTIAKLANAIADNILLQVALAYPDVKILAPSANTNMLQHPISQANLKMLAIANFTMVDTQTKELACKTTGDGAMAEPLDIFYATARELLKDDFWSDRMVMVTGGGTIEKIDDVRYLSNFSSGKMASAVATALYLKGADVNLIATKLSADLPKNMHKIHVEDSAEMMEYLVDSIRIAKKGKISKATLMRDEHIHRIEKTPYLFMAAAVSDYIPAFTQSGKLKKDILGDEWELSLKKNVDILGSINKEGIKVVGFKAEMDPQTAKANATNMLNNKGIDAVCLNILKNSSSFGTDTNEIEFITKEDATLLPRAAKLDLSFDILENAKELETANE
- a CDS encoding prepilin peptidase, coding for MIELLIASLFGILFGSFLNVVILRIPEGESVVFTPSHCTSCNTPLKPWHNIPLFSWLFLGGKCAYCKTKISIQYPLIELASGAIFFLVALKYGLNFPAFSVAMSFLMLLALSMIDFKYKMVPDSLNLLAIIFAIFGAFSIPSFLENAQNALLFAGGFTLLRFALSYYLTSSVYRAGLKSKTSWNKHYDRTPMIEAMGEGDIMVAATMGALLGIKLGLFAVFLSALLALPVMLLLLNRPAEEQRVPFVPFLALATLITFVYDTQIYAYIEANF